CGTGCGGATGCGCTCGGAACGGTCTCCCGAGCCGATCTGGCTGCGCCGGAACGCCGCGCGCTCGGCCTCCACCTTCTCCTCCTGCGCCTCCAGCAGGCGCGCCCGCAGCACGCGCAGCGCCTTGGCCTTGTTCTTGTGCTGCGATTTCTCGTCCTGGCAGGTCACCACCACCCCGCTCGGCACGTGCGTGATGCGCACCGCGGAGTCGGTGGTGTTCACGCTCTGGCCGCCGGGGCCGGAGGAACGAAACACGTCGATGCGCAGATCCTCGGGCTTGAGCGCGACGTCCGCCTCTTCCGCCTCCGGCAGCACCGCCACCGTTACCGCGGAGGTGTGGATGCGTCCGCTCGACTCGGTCACCGGCACCCGCTGCACGCGGTGCACGCCGCTCTCGTAGCGCAGGTGGGCGAACACGTCGGTACCGGTGATCGAGAACACCACCTCCTTGAAGCCGCCCACCTCGGTGCCGTGGCTGGACAGCATCTCCAGCTTCCAGCCGCACAGGTCCGCGTACTTGCTGTACATCCGGAACAGGTCGGCCGCGAACAGGGTGGCCTCGTCGCCGCCGGTGCCGGCGCGGATCTCCATGATCACGTTCTTGCGGTCGCGCGGATCCTTGGGAATGAGCAGCACGCGCAACTCGGCGATCAGGGTGCCGCGATCGTTGCGCAGGCGCTCCAGTTCCTCGCGCGCCATGTCGGCCATCTCTTCGTCGCCGTCGGAGTCGTCCAGCAGGGAGGTGGTCTCCTCGATCTCCCGGTCCAGCTCCCGGAGCCGCTCATGACCCGAATACACCGGCCGCAGCGCGGCGTGCTCCTGCATCAGCTCGCGCGTGCGGCGCTGATCCTTGAACAGCGCCGGATCCGCGATCGCCGTCTCCAGTTCCTGGAAACGCGCGCAGGCGCTGCTCAGGGTGCGCAGAATGCCGTTCGAGGATTCCGATCCCATAGAGTGCAAAGATAGCAGAAAACCGGGCCGCGAGGCGCCCGTCCGTACACTACCGGAAGGCCGGCCTGCTGCCGCCCGGCGAGCGCCCGTCGCCGCGCTTCATCCGGATGGCGAACAAGAAGACGGACCGCCGCCGCCGGCGCTGGCAGCTACTTGCGCTTCACCGCGAACCCGAACAGGCTGCCGCACACGCCGCCGGCGATGTGGGCGAACTGCGCCACGCTGTCCTCGTTCAACGCGCCGACCACCTCGCGCGCCAGGTACACCACCACCACCAGCACGAAGGTGAGCGGAATCTCGCCGCTCGCGATGTTGGTGAACGACGACAGCAGGATCATCATGAACACGATGCCGCTCGCCCCCAGCAGCGCGGTGTCCAGGAACACCACGTTGAGCACGCCGGTGACCACGGCGGTCACCAGCATCATCGCCAGCAACGGCCCGGTGCCGTACTTCTCCTCCAGGATCGGGCCGATCAGCAGGATGAGGGCGAAGTTCGCCACCAGGTGCTCCCAGCCGGCGTGCCCCGCCACGTGCGACACCAACCGGAAGTAGTCCAGCGGGGAGGCGAAATCGAACACCGGCGGCGCCGCGAAGAAGGCGCGCGACACCTGGCCGCGGAAGAAGAAATCGGCCGCCAGCACGGCCACCGAGAGCAGCGCGTAGGACAGCACCGCGGGCGAGTTGTAACGCAGCTTCACGAACCGGCCTCCAGTATCTCGAGGATGCGGGCGGTGGCCTGCGTGACCGCCGTTTCGTCCACCGCCTCCAGGCGCAGCCGCAGCAGCGGCTCGGTGTTGCTCGGGCGCACGTTGAACCAAAACCGATCGTAGCTCACGCTGACCCCGTCCAGCTCCTCCTGCTCGCCGTCGCGAAACGCCTCGCGCACCCGCTGCAAGGCCGCCTTCGGCTGCAGCCGTCCGAGGCGGATGTTGATCTCCTCCTGCTGCACGTAACGGGAGCGCAGCGGCGCCGCCAGCTCGGACAACGGGCGCCCGCGCTCCACGAGCAGGTTGAGCAGCACGCCCAGGCCGTAGATCGCCGACTCGGTGTAGAACGAGTCGCGCACCCGGAAGTACAGGTGCCCGGAGGTCTCGTTGCCGTACACGGCGCCCGAGCGCACCATCTCGTCATACAGGAAGCTGTACCCGACGCGCGCCTTGACCGGCACCCCGCCGGCCGCGGCGATCGCCTCCGGGAACACGCGCGAGGACACCAGGTCGTAGACGATGGCGGCGCCGGGGTCGCGCTGCAGCAGTGCGCCGGCGATCAGCGCGCCCGCGAAGTAGCTCTCCAGCGGGCGGCCGGTCTCGTCGAAGAACAGGATGCGGTCGCCGTCGCCGTCGAGCAGCGCGCCGGCCGCGGCGCCGGCCGCGGGCACCGCCGCCGCCACCTGGCGCTGGCTCTCCGCCTCCAGCGGGTTGGGCGGATGGGCCGGGAAGGAGCCGTCCGGAGCGGCGTTCAGAACCGTGGCATCCAG
This portion of the Spirochaetaceae bacterium genome encodes:
- a CDS encoding rhomboid family intramembrane serine protease, which produces MKLRYNSPAVLSYALLSVAVLAADFFFRGQVSRAFFAAPPVFDFASPLDYFRLVSHVAGHAGWEHLVANFALILLIGPILEEKYGTGPLLAMMLVTAVVTGVLNVVFLDTALLGASGIVFMMILLSSFTNIASGEIPLTFVLVVVVYLAREVVGALNEDSVAQFAHIAGGVCGSLFGFAVKRK
- the prfA gene encoding peptide chain release factor 1 codes for the protein MGSESSNGILRTLSSACARFQELETAIADPALFKDQRRTRELMQEHAALRPVYSGHERLRELDREIEETTSLLDDSDGDEEMADMAREELERLRNDRGTLIAELRVLLIPKDPRDRKNVIMEIRAGTGGDEATLFAADLFRMYSKYADLCGWKLEMLSSHGTEVGGFKEVVFSITGTDVFAHLRYESGVHRVQRVPVTESSGRIHTSAVTVAVLPEAEEADVALKPEDLRIDVFRSSGPGGQSVNTTDSAVRITHVPSGVVVTCQDEKSQHKNKAKALRVLRARLLEAQEEKVEAERAAFRRSQIGSGDRSERIRTYNFPQNRVTDHRVNLTLYKLEEILLGALGAVVETLQASERDAYLNSEAS